A portion of the Thermosediminibacter oceani DSM 16646 genome contains these proteins:
- the dnaK gene encoding molecular chaperone DnaK, which produces MGKIIGIDLGTTNSVAAYIEGGQPVIIPNAEGSRLTPSVVAFTKDGQRLVGQMAKRQAILNPERTVISIKRHMGTDYKVNIDGKLYTPQEISAMILQKIKQDAEAYLGEKVTQAVITVPAYFTDSQRQATKDAGRIAGLEVLRIINEPTAAALAYGLDKGDDQIILVFDLGGGTFDVSILELGDGVFEVKATSGNNRLGGDDFDQRIIDYIAGEFYKEHGIDLRKDGMALQRLKEAAEKAKIELSSVLETTISLPFITADASGPKHIEMTLTRAKFEELTRDLVEATMGPTEQALKDAGLRPEDIDKIILVGGSTRIPAVQEAIKQFLGKEPHKGVNPDEVVAMGAAIQAGVLAGEVRDVVLLDVTPLSLGIETLGGVFTKIIERNTTIPVSRSQIFTTAADGQTAVDIHVLQGERPMAADNVTLGRFQLTGIPPAPRGVPRIEVKFDIDVNGIVHVSAKDLGTGKEQKITITSSTNLKEEEIQRMIRDAEKYAEEDRKRKEKVEAKNHADSLIYQSEKMLNELKDKIKPEEAEKVRKEIENVKKAIESDDVEKIKKATDDLTKAFYDISSRLYGSQEAQGNPGPGAGGFQAGTATGGGNDEKVVDADYKFVNEDDKK; this is translated from the coding sequence ATGGGTAAGATTATTGGCATAGATCTTGGTACGACTAACTCTGTCGCTGCTTACATTGAAGGCGGCCAGCCTGTGATAATACCCAACGCCGAGGGTTCAAGGCTCACCCCGTCGGTCGTCGCTTTTACCAAGGACGGTCAGCGGCTGGTCGGTCAGATGGCCAAGAGGCAGGCGATACTCAACCCGGAGAGAACCGTGATATCGATTAAAAGGCACATGGGGACCGATTACAAGGTGAACATAGACGGCAAGCTCTATACCCCCCAGGAGATTTCAGCGATGATTTTGCAGAAAATAAAACAGGATGCGGAAGCATACCTGGGGGAAAAGGTAACCCAGGCGGTAATTACAGTGCCGGCGTATTTTACCGACAGCCAGCGGCAGGCTACCAAAGATGCTGGTAGAATAGCCGGTCTCGAAGTATTGAGAATAATAAACGAGCCCACAGCGGCCGCTTTAGCCTACGGCCTGGATAAAGGGGATGACCAAATTATTCTGGTCTTCGACCTAGGCGGCGGTACTTTCGATGTGTCCATCCTCGAACTCGGAGACGGAGTCTTCGAAGTAAAGGCGACCAGCGGCAACAACCGCCTGGGAGGCGACGATTTCGACCAGAGGATAATCGACTATATAGCCGGCGAGTTCTACAAAGAACACGGTATAGATCTGAGGAAAGACGGCATGGCGCTGCAAAGACTGAAAGAGGCAGCGGAAAAGGCTAAAATAGAGCTTTCCAGCGTACTCGAGACCACTATCAGCCTACCCTTCATTACAGCTGATGCCAGCGGACCCAAGCATATAGAGATGACGCTTACCAGGGCAAAATTCGAAGAGCTAACCAGGGATCTGGTCGAGGCTACAATGGGGCCCACAGAACAAGCGCTCAAGGATGCCGGATTGAGACCGGAGGATATCGACAAGATTATCCTGGTGGGTGGTTCAACACGTATACCGGCAGTGCAGGAAGCTATAAAGCAATTCCTGGGTAAAGAGCCGCATAAGGGCGTCAATCCTGACGAAGTAGTAGCAATGGGTGCCGCTATCCAGGCAGGCGTGCTGGCCGGAGAAGTGCGCGACGTGGTTCTCCTCGATGTGACGCCCCTCTCGCTGGGTATAGAGACGCTCGGCGGTGTGTTTACAAAGATAATCGAGAGAAATACCACGATTCCGGTTTCCAGAAGCCAGATCTTCACGACGGCTGCCGATGGGCAGACTGCCGTGGATATTCACGTGTTACAGGGCGAAAGGCCTATGGCGGCCGACAACGTGACTCTTGGCAGGTTCCAGCTTACGGGTATTCCGCCGGCTCCCAGAGGGGTACCGCGTATAGAAGTCAAGTTTGACATAGACGTAAACGGTATAGTGCACGTTTCGGCAAAGGATCTGGGTACCGGCAAGGAACAGAAGATCACCATTACCTCTTCCACCAACTTAAAAGAAGAAGAAATACAGAGAATGATCAGGGATGCAGAAAAATACGCCGAAGAGGACAGAAAGAGAAAGGAAAAAGTCGAAGCGAAGAACCACGCCGACTCGCTTATTTATCAGTCAGAGAAGATGCTCAATGAACTTAAGGATAAGATAAAACCGGAAGAAGCGGAAAAGGTGAGAAAAGAAATCGAAAACGTGAAAAAGGCAATAGAAAGTGACGATGTAGAAAAGATTAAGAAAGCCACCGATGACCTTACCAAAGCGTTCTATGATATTTCTTCAAGGCTCTACGGCTCTCAGGAAGCCCAGGGCAACCCCGGCCCCGGCGCCGGTGGTTTTCAGGCGGGAACAGCCACAGGCGGGGGAAATGACGAAAAAGTGGTAGACGCCGATTACAAGTTTGTAAACGAGGATGATAAAAAGTAG
- the dnaJ gene encoding molecular chaperone DnaJ has protein sequence MSKKDYYEILGVSREATEDEIKKAYRKLARQYHPDVNKSPDAAEKFKEINEAYAVLSDPQKRAMYDRFGHAGVDPNAAQGGFSGGGFGDFSDFDFGRDIFGDIFESFFGGGFGQTHKKGPVPGADVRYDLEITLEEAAFGVEKEIEVFRTETCPKCRGSGAKPGTGSRTCPACGGTGQVKQMQSTPFGRYISITTCGRCGGSGTVIEEPCPECRGSGHVRVARKIKVKIPPGVDTGSRLRLSGEGEPGIRGGPAGDLYVIIHVKPHRLFVRQGDDLIYEAPVSFVQAALGDEIEVPTLDGRVKLKIPEGTQPGTKFRIKGKGMPHLKGYGRGDLHVKVNVVIPRKLSDKQRELLKKFAEISGEDIKKQSKGFFDKMRDAFGV, from the coding sequence TTGAGCAAGAAGGATTATTACGAAATTCTCGGGGTAAGCAGGGAAGCCACGGAAGACGAGATTAAAAAAGCATACAGGAAACTCGCCAGGCAGTACCATCCGGACGTTAACAAAAGCCCCGATGCGGCCGAAAAGTTTAAGGAAATCAACGAAGCCTACGCGGTGCTGAGCGACCCCCAGAAAAGGGCTATGTACGATAGATTCGGCCACGCCGGGGTGGACCCGAATGCTGCGCAAGGTGGGTTCAGCGGCGGAGGCTTCGGAGATTTCAGCGATTTCGATTTTGGCAGGGACATTTTCGGTGACATATTTGAGAGCTTTTTCGGCGGTGGTTTCGGCCAGACCCACAAAAAGGGTCCGGTGCCCGGAGCCGACGTGAGGTACGACCTTGAAATCACGTTGGAAGAGGCCGCTTTCGGAGTCGAAAAGGAGATCGAAGTATTCCGTACCGAAACCTGTCCCAAGTGCCGTGGCAGCGGGGCAAAGCCGGGGACGGGCTCCAGGACCTGTCCCGCCTGCGGTGGGACGGGCCAGGTTAAGCAAATGCAGAGCACGCCTTTCGGCAGGTATATCAGCATTACTACCTGCGGACGGTGCGGCGGCAGCGGTACCGTGATAGAAGAGCCTTGCCCCGAGTGCCGCGGATCGGGCCATGTCAGAGTAGCACGCAAGATAAAGGTAAAAATACCTCCGGGAGTCGATACGGGCTCGCGCCTCAGACTTAGCGGCGAGGGCGAGCCCGGGATCAGGGGCGGTCCGGCCGGGGACCTCTATGTAATCATTCACGTGAAACCTCACCGGCTTTTTGTGCGCCAGGGGGACGATCTCATTTATGAGGCTCCGGTATCTTTCGTCCAGGCGGCTCTCGGCGATGAGATAGAAGTTCCCACCCTTGACGGCCGGGTAAAATTAAAAATCCCCGAAGGAACCCAGCCGGGTACAAAATTTAGGATCAAGGGTAAAGGAATGCCTCACCTTAAGGGTTACGGGCGCGGTGATTTGCATGTAAAGGTGAATGTGGTAATCCCCAGAAAACTGAGCGACAAGCAGAGAGAGCTATTGAAAAAGTTTGCTGAGATCAGCGGTGAGGATATAAAAAAACAGTCTAAGGGATTTTTTGATAAGATGAGAGACGCCTTTGGCGTATGA
- the prmA gene encoding 50S ribosomal protein L11 methyltransferase — translation MKWIEIKVKTSTEAIEAVANILYEAGAAGVVIEDPKDLLNRDKDAWEYVEIPEDIDFEQAMVTGYLPESEGLNDILRVIERRIAELPRFGLDVGSGKVEVSSVDESDWANAWKAYYKTIHIGKRLVIRPSWIHYEPEKGEVVVELDPGMAFGTGTHETTAMCLELLEKYIEGGETVIDVGCGSGILSIAAAKLGAGKVLAIDKDEVAVKVARENIKRNDTTQAVEVIKGEGLDCVDAKADIIVANIIADVIIDLAGVAASKLKQEGLFISSGIIKSRKESVCQALDRAGLVVIEEAEKGDWVALVSRKTLSGDG, via the coding sequence ATGAAATGGATCGAGATTAAGGTAAAGACGTCTACCGAAGCCATAGAAGCTGTAGCTAATATACTATATGAAGCTGGAGCTGCAGGAGTGGTTATAGAGGACCCTAAAGACCTACTCAACCGGGACAAAGATGCATGGGAGTACGTAGAGATACCCGAGGATATCGATTTTGAACAGGCCATGGTTACCGGTTATCTGCCTGAATCTGAGGGGCTGAATGATATTCTACGGGTAATCGAACGGAGAATAGCGGAACTTCCGCGATTCGGCCTAGACGTGGGCAGCGGCAAGGTCGAGGTATCATCCGTCGACGAAAGCGACTGGGCTAATGCGTGGAAAGCTTACTACAAAACGATACACATAGGAAAGAGGCTGGTCATTAGACCCTCATGGATACATTACGAGCCCGAAAAAGGTGAAGTGGTTGTGGAGCTCGATCCCGGTATGGCCTTCGGTACGGGAACCCATGAAACCACGGCCATGTGTCTCGAACTTCTGGAAAAATATATCGAGGGCGGTGAGACGGTAATCGACGTGGGGTGTGGATCGGGTATACTCTCCATAGCAGCGGCAAAACTAGGTGCGGGGAAAGTACTGGCCATCGACAAGGATGAGGTGGCAGTAAAGGTAGCCCGGGAGAATATCAAGAGGAATGATACGACGCAAGCGGTTGAGGTTATAAAAGGAGAAGGACTGGATTGTGTTGACGCTAAGGCCGATATTATTGTCGCAAATATAATCGCCGATGTGATCATAGATTTGGCCGGAGTTGCGGCGTCAAAATTAAAGCAGGAAGGCTTATTCATTTCGTCCGGTATTATAAAAAGTAGAAAGGAATCTGTCTGTCAGGCCCTGGACAGGGCCGGACTGGTTGTAATAGAGGAAGCTGAAAAGGGAGACTGGGTGGCCCTGGTATCCCGGAAAACGCTATCGGGCGATGGATGA
- a CDS encoding RsmE family RNA methyltransferase: protein MPIFFIHGKMNPGEVVEISGEDAHHIARVLRMGKGDLLSLSNGLDALGTGQILELFPEDRKIKVKVIEKNKFEPRRPRITLFQSVPKGQKFDLILQKNTELGVSEFVPVITERTVVEIEGESKSKKAERWRKITKEAAKQCRRPDLPVVREPVSFDGCLELLKNYRIVLVPWEGEREVFLKSILSNVPPDVPDIAVLIGPEGGFSVQEIERARKSGAVTVSLGPRILRTETAGFVVTAVLMYELGDLGGDRGSHHA, encoded by the coding sequence ATGCCCATTTTTTTTATTCATGGAAAGATGAATCCAGGAGAAGTGGTGGAGATTTCCGGTGAAGACGCCCACCATATCGCCAGGGTTTTGAGGATGGGGAAAGGCGATCTATTAAGTTTATCCAACGGCTTGGACGCCCTGGGCACCGGTCAGATACTGGAATTGTTCCCTGAAGATCGCAAAATAAAAGTTAAGGTAATTGAAAAAAATAAATTTGAGCCGAGACGCCCGCGCATAACTTTATTTCAGAGCGTTCCAAAAGGGCAAAAATTTGACCTGATACTGCAGAAAAACACCGAACTGGGCGTATCGGAGTTTGTACCGGTCATCACAGAGCGGACGGTGGTGGAGATAGAGGGGGAGAGCAAATCAAAAAAGGCTGAGCGCTGGCGGAAGATAACCAAGGAAGCCGCAAAACAGTGCCGGCGGCCGGATTTGCCCGTCGTCAGGGAACCGGTGTCTTTTGACGGATGCCTTGAATTGTTAAAAAATTACCGGATTGTACTGGTACCATGGGAAGGGGAAAGGGAAGTATTTTTAAAATCAATTTTGTCTAATGTTCCCCCGGATGTGCCGGATATAGCCGTTCTAATCGGGCCCGAAGGTGGTTTTTCCGTACAGGAAATCGAAAGGGCTAGAAAATCGGGGGCTGTTACGGTAAGTTTGGGTCCGAGAATACTCCGGACCGAAACCGCGGGTTTTGTTGTAACGGCTGTATTAATGTACGAATTAGGTGATCTGGGAGGTGATCGGGGAAGTCATCATGCCTAA
- the mtaB gene encoding tRNA (N(6)-L-threonylcarbamoyladenosine(37)-C(2))-methylthiotransferase MtaB has product MPKKVAFYTLGCKVNQYESDAMAELFKNRGYELVGFDDVADVYVINTCTVTNEGARKSRQIIRKAARRNPEATIAVVGCYAQLEAEEVSRIPGVDVVVGTKDRHKIVDLVEQAGKNNEKIIEVEDIMQTRNFEEIAFRGHRQRTRAFLKIQEGCNMFCSYCIIPYVRGPVRSRTLESIIREAENLAGDGFKEIVLTGIHLGLYGADFKGGPTLYDVIERLSRIEGIKRIRLSSIEAMELSDDLIKKLASLDNFCHHFHIPLQSGSDRILKLMNRRYTTAEFEERLRFIRDIMPDVGITTDVIVGFPGETDEDFEITRKFIERAAFSRLHVFKFSPRKGTPAAEMPDQIPGPVKESRSRELIRLSRRLERDFRDGLTGKVLDVLFEERDNRGLYHGLTDNYIRVAVWSDQDLHNRLLPVRLIENRDEYIFGEIKKF; this is encoded by the coding sequence ATGCCTAAAAAAGTAGCTTTTTACACCCTGGGCTGCAAGGTCAATCAATACGAATCCGATGCAATGGCGGAACTTTTTAAAAACAGGGGCTATGAACTCGTCGGTTTTGACGATGTGGCCGACGTCTACGTCATCAATACCTGTACGGTAACCAACGAAGGTGCCAGGAAATCCAGGCAGATAATCAGAAAGGCTGCAAGAAGGAATCCCGAGGCCACAATAGCGGTAGTAGGATGCTATGCCCAGCTCGAAGCGGAAGAGGTTTCGCGCATACCCGGCGTCGACGTAGTGGTGGGAACAAAAGATCGCCATAAGATAGTGGATCTGGTAGAACAGGCCGGGAAAAACAACGAAAAAATCATAGAAGTGGAAGATATAATGCAGACAAGGAACTTTGAGGAAATAGCCTTCAGAGGACACAGGCAGAGGACCAGGGCTTTTTTAAAAATTCAGGAAGGCTGCAACATGTTCTGTTCCTACTGCATAATACCTTACGTGCGCGGACCAGTTCGCAGCAGAACGCTGGAGAGTATCATCAGGGAAGCTGAAAACCTGGCGGGGGACGGATTTAAGGAAATTGTGCTTACCGGAATACACCTGGGGCTGTACGGCGCGGATTTTAAAGGGGGCCCTACACTTTACGACGTGATTGAAAGGTTATCCAGGATAGAGGGCATTAAGAGGATACGCCTGAGTTCCATCGAAGCCATGGAACTGAGCGATGACTTAATAAAAAAGCTCGCATCCCTGGATAACTTCTGCCATCACTTTCACATCCCCCTTCAGAGCGGTAGCGATAGGATATTGAAGCTCATGAATCGCCGCTACACTACAGCGGAATTCGAAGAGAGGCTCCGGTTCATCAGGGATATTATGCCCGATGTAGGCATAACCACCGATGTGATAGTTGGTTTTCCCGGTGAAACCGATGAGGATTTTGAAATTACCCGTAAATTTATTGAAAGAGCGGCTTTTAGCAGGCTTCACGTATTCAAATTTTCACCCCGAAAAGGCACACCGGCGGCCGAGATGCCCGATCAAATCCCCGGTCCTGTAAAGGAATCGCGGAGTCGCGAACTTATACGTTTGAGCCGGCGGTTGGAGAGGGACTTCAGAGATGGCTTAACCGGAAAAGTATTAGACGTGCTTTTTGAAGAAAGGGATAATCGAGGACTGTACCATGGCCTGACGGACAATTACATAAGGGTGGCGGTATGGTCCGACCAGGATCTACACAATCGTTTACTGCCGGTACGACTGATCGAAAACAGGGACGAATACATTTTTGGGGAAATTAAAAAATTTTAA
- a CDS encoding histidine triad nucleotide-binding protein — MDCIFCKIVRKEVPAAVVYEDNDILAFKDINPQAPIHLLIIPKQHLTSIMDIDDSNGDIVKKILLVAKNLARKNNIDNKGFRLVVNTGNDGGQTVHHLHFHLLGGRFMTWPPG; from the coding sequence GTGGACTGCATATTCTGCAAGATTGTGCGCAAAGAAGTACCGGCTGCTGTAGTTTACGAAGACAACGATATCCTGGCTTTTAAGGATATAAATCCCCAGGCCCCCATCCATCTCCTTATTATTCCAAAACAGCACCTGACTTCTATAATGGATATCGACGATAGCAACGGTGACATAGTGAAAAAAATATTATTAGTGGCAAAAAATCTGGCACGGAAGAATAATATAGATAACAAAGGCTTCAGACTAGTGGTCAACACGGGAAATGATGGAGGCCAGACGGTTCACCACCTTCATTTTCATCTGTTAGGCGGCAGGTTTATGACATGGCCTCCCGGATAA
- the rpsU gene encoding 30S ribosomal protein S21, with protein MAEVRVGENESIDSALKRFKRQCQKAGVLSELRKREHYEKPSVRRKKKSEAARRRKHR; from the coding sequence ATGGCAGAAGTGCGCGTTGGGGAAAACGAGTCGATAGACAGTGCCTTAAAAAGGTTCAAGCGCCAGTGTCAGAAAGCCGGCGTGCTCTCTGAGCTTCGCAAGAGAGAACACTATGAAAAGCCCAGCGTAAGAAGAAAGAAAAAGTCCGAAGCAGCGCGTCGCAGAAAGCACAGGTAA
- a CDS encoding GatB/YqeY domain-containing protein, whose product MSIKDVLNEDMKRALKEGQKERLSVIRMARAAIVNEEKNRMHELNDEEVIEVLAREVKKRRDAKEEYERLGRVDVAEELEREINILSSYLPLQLTEEELEEIVRQTIFEVGANSIKDMGRVMSAVLPRVKGRADGRAVNAIVKKLLQ is encoded by the coding sequence TTGTCCATAAAGGACGTTTTGAATGAAGATATGAAAAGGGCTTTAAAAGAAGGCCAGAAAGAACGCCTTTCCGTAATCCGGATGGCTAGAGCGGCTATAGTTAATGAAGAAAAGAACCGCATGCACGAACTGAACGACGAAGAAGTTATAGAGGTTCTGGCCAGAGAAGTGAAAAAGCGCAGGGATGCTAAGGAGGAATACGAACGGCTCGGCCGCGTGGATGTGGCGGAGGAGTTGGAAAGGGAGATTAACATTCTGTCAAGTTACCTCCCTCTGCAACTTACCGAGGAAGAGCTTGAAGAAATCGTGCGCCAGACCATATTTGAGGTCGGTGCAAACAGCATTAAGGATATGGGCAGAGTTATGAGTGCAGTCCTTCCCAGGGTAAAGGGCAGGGCTGACGGCAGGGCTGTCAACGCCATTGTAAAAAAACTACTCCAGTAA
- the yqfC gene encoding sporulation protein YqfC gives MKRTNQESLRARISDALELPKDIVLDLPRITVIGKISVFIENHKGILEYGTDKVCVNTNIGLLVIKGRELILKSIVADEIVVEGKIESLEFEE, from the coding sequence ATGAAGAGGACCAACCAGGAGAGTCTAAGGGCAAGGATTTCCGATGCTCTGGAACTCCCCAAAGACATTGTATTGGACCTTCCCCGCATTACCGTCATCGGGAAGATCAGTGTTTTTATTGAAAATCATAAGGGTATACTGGAATACGGCACGGATAAGGTGTGCGTAAACACCAATATAGGCCTTTTGGTGATTAAAGGCCGGGAACTCATTTTAAAGTCGATTGTAGCCGACGAGATTGTCGTTGAGGGGAAGATCGAGAGCCTTGAGTTTGAAGAATAA
- the yqfD gene encoding sporulation protein YqfD → MLLIKLWNCLRGYVIIKIVGPYGERLINQAALHGLYLWDIKRIDEDVLLAKISVHGFFELRPLARKTRCRIYVLQRCGLFFSLYRLKRRKALIGGVLFFIAIMYILSSIVWSVQVNTQDETLKLSILKDLEEWGLKPGVFKHNIDKKYYLDKILFNYKNIAWAEIEIRGTRVIIDLVSKEMPPRIEDDTPCNIVASKDGVIEEVIPFRGEAVVKPGDTVSKGDVLISGSVTLVGSDNTKDHMLVRAKGIVKARVWYRKSVEVPLVELKKSYTGRVKKAYRFKLGNREIDIQWGDVKFPAYVEENLQEKQILPANFGNLKFNVVLYREVKEERRFLGVEGAAEEARKKLSEELRDLPQDLQVVQKKMEFTLNQEKQAVIGTLMLEVIEDIGVEQKIN, encoded by the coding sequence ATGCTGCTCATTAAACTATGGAATTGTTTACGGGGATATGTTATTATAAAGATAGTAGGGCCGTACGGTGAAAGGCTTATAAATCAGGCCGCATTGCACGGCCTTTACCTCTGGGACATAAAAAGGATCGATGAAGATGTACTTTTAGCCAAGATAAGCGTGCACGGATTTTTCGAGCTTCGCCCCCTTGCGAGAAAAACAAGGTGCAGGATCTATGTATTGCAAAGGTGTGGGCTATTCTTCTCTTTATACAGGTTGAAGAGACGCAAGGCGCTTATAGGTGGGGTTCTGTTTTTTATAGCAATAATGTACATCCTTTCGTCGATTGTATGGAGCGTGCAGGTAAATACCCAGGATGAAACCTTGAAGCTTTCAATTCTCAAAGACCTGGAAGAGTGGGGTTTAAAGCCGGGTGTTTTTAAGCATAATATTGACAAAAAATATTATCTTGATAAAATACTTTTTAATTATAAAAATATAGCCTGGGCGGAAATTGAAATAAGGGGCACCAGGGTAATAATAGATCTAGTAAGTAAAGAGATGCCGCCCCGGATCGAAGACGACACTCCGTGCAATATAGTAGCTTCAAAAGATGGAGTAATCGAAGAAGTGATTCCTTTTAGAGGTGAGGCTGTTGTAAAGCCGGGAGATACGGTAAGTAAGGGGGATGTGCTGATTTCGGGTAGCGTAACTCTGGTTGGAAGCGATAATACTAAAGACCATATGCTCGTCCGAGCGAAAGGTATTGTGAAGGCAAGGGTATGGTACCGGAAATCAGTAGAAGTCCCACTGGTTGAACTTAAAAAGTCTTATACAGGAAGGGTAAAAAAAGCGTACAGGTTCAAGCTGGGGAACCGTGAGATCGATATCCAGTGGGGAGACGTGAAATTCCCCGCCTATGTTGAAGAGAACCTGCAGGAGAAGCAAATACTGCCTGCCAATTTCGGGAATCTGAAGTTCAATGTGGTTCTCTACCGGGAGGTAAAGGAAGAAAGGCGTTTTTTGGGTGTGGAAGGTGCTGCGGAAGAGGCGAGAAAAAAGCTTTCGGAGGAACTCCGGGATTTGCCCCAGGACCTTCAGGTTGTCCAAAAGAAAATGGAATTTACTTTGAATCAGGAAAAACAGGCTGTTATAGGTACCCTGATGTTGGAGGTTATAGAGGACATCGGGGTGGAACAAAAAATTAACTAA
- a CDS encoding PhoH family protein, which translates to MSKNPAEAKVCVDDIKNMVNLFGSRDENIRFIEKEFNVRIITRGGEIIILGDKENVLAAERLLYQLINVLKGGNSLTSSDIRYISTLTKEGHEEKITDLYDDVICITHRGKQIKPKTIGQKLYVKAIKQNHIVFCIGPAGTGKTYLAMAMAVTALKEREVSRIILTRPAVEAGEKLGFLPGDLQEKVDPYLRPLYDALYDILGVETFQRYMEKGVIEVAPLAYMRGRTLDDSFIILDEAQNTTSEQMKMFLTRLGFGSKAVITGDITQVDLPKGVYSGLEEVQVILRGIEGIEFIYLSDKDVVRHEVVQKIIKAYERYEETRKPQ; encoded by the coding sequence TTGAGCAAAAATCCGGCGGAAGCCAAGGTCTGCGTTGACGATATCAAAAATATGGTTAATCTGTTCGGGAGCAGAGACGAGAATATTAGATTTATAGAAAAAGAGTTTAATGTAAGGATAATAACCAGGGGCGGAGAAATTATCATACTTGGCGACAAGGAAAATGTGTTAGCGGCTGAAAGGCTCCTTTACCAGCTGATAAACGTTTTAAAGGGAGGAAATTCTTTGACTTCATCGGATATCAGGTATATCTCCACGCTTACTAAAGAGGGACATGAAGAAAAAATCACCGACCTTTATGACGACGTTATATGCATCACCCACAGGGGAAAACAGATCAAACCGAAAACGATAGGGCAGAAGTTGTACGTAAAGGCTATCAAACAAAATCACATCGTATTTTGCATAGGCCCGGCAGGTACAGGTAAGACTTATCTTGCGATGGCTATGGCTGTTACCGCCCTTAAAGAAAGAGAAGTCAGCCGTATTATACTTACGCGCCCGGCCGTGGAAGCGGGAGAAAAACTTGGATTTCTGCCGGGGGATCTACAGGAAAAGGTGGACCCCTATCTCAGACCCCTTTACGACGCCCTCTACGATATACTCGGTGTGGAGACCTTTCAGCGATATATGGAAAAGGGAGTAATAGAAGTGGCTCCCCTGGCTTACATGAGGGGAAGAACCCTTGACGATTCCTTTATAATTCTCGACGAAGCTCAGAACACTACCTCCGAACAGATGAAAATGTTTCTGACCCGCCTAGGATTCGGCTCAAAGGCGGTGATTACCGGTGATATAACCCAGGTGGACCTCCCAAAGGGAGTGTACTCAGGCCTGGAAGAGGTTCAGGTTATACTGAGAGGCATCGAGGGGATTGAATTTATCTACCTGAGCGACAAAGATGTGGTGCGTCACGAAGTTGTTCAAAAAATAATAAAAGCCTACGAAAGGTACGAAGAAACCCGTAAACCCCAATGA